In Cryptomeria japonica chromosome 10, Sugi_1.0, whole genome shotgun sequence, a genomic segment contains:
- the LOC131858905 gene encoding peroxidase 3-like: MATKNDIIVGLILSVLFIVASTASTAISNTKSELKLGFYKTSCPNAETIIRSTVDEYISRAPSLAAPILRLYFHDCFVGVSHNSLVDYILTLSDRINFDSQCNAMQGCDALVLLNSTTREAEKDAIPNLSLR; the protein is encoded by the coding sequence ATGGCAACTAAGAATGATATCATAGTTGGGCTTATTCTTTCTGTTCTTTTTATTGTGGCAAGCACTGCATCAACTGCCATTAGCAATACAAAATCAGAATTGAAGTTAGGTTTCTACAAAACAAGCTGCCCAAATGCGGAGACAATAATAAGAAGCACTGTGGACGAGTACATATCGAGGGCCCCCTCCTTGGCAGCTCCTATTCTAAGGCTGTATTTTCACGATTGTTTTGTAGGGGTGAGTCACAATTCCTTAGTAGATTATATCTTAACGCTTAGCGATCGCATTAATTTTGATTCTCAATGCAATGCAATGCAGGGATGCGACGCGTTAGTGCTGCTGAATTCAACGACCAGGGAAGCTGAGAAAGACGCCATTCCAAATTTAAGCTTGAGGTGA